CCTAAATAGTGTTGACATCTCTTGGGTTGTTAATTTAAACTTGCATTAAACCAGATTTTAACCCATGAAATCCAGATATAACTATAGAGTATATCCTACCTCCCAACAAAAGAGCCACTTGTCTCAATTGTTTGGATGTGCTCGCGTAGTCTGGAATGACGCCTTAAGCTATTGTCAAGAGCTCTACTCAAAAGGAGAAAGCTACCCAGGCTTTAACCACCTTTCCAAAAAGTTTCTTAAACAAGCTAAAAGAAGTGATGAACGCACTTGGTTAAAGTTCGTATCATCTATTCCCTTACAGCAATCCCTAAAAGACTTAGATACAGCTCTCCAGAACTTTTTCTCATCTTGTAACGGAACCAGAAAAGGACCAAAACTCAAGCACCCAAAGTTTAAAAAAAGAAAATCCTCTCAATCAGCCAGATTCACTAACTACTAGGCTAATTCGTGAAAATCAAACCTTAGTCCTAGAAGATTTAAACACCGCAGGAATGGTTAAAAACCGAAAGCTTTCAAGAGCTATATCTGACTTAGGTTGGCGAGCATTCCGGAGCATGTTGGAGGCAAAAGCCGAGATTTATGGGAGGGACTTTAGAGTTATTAGTAGGTGGGAACCAACATCTCAAAGGTGTTCAAACTGTGGGGAGATTGGCGGTAAAAAAGAACTTTCACTAAGAGAATGGACGTGTCTGTATTGCGGTGCGCACCACGATAGAGACGTTAACGCAGCGGTAAACATCAAAGTCGCGCCTTGGACACTTGGAGACTCTAAACGGACGTGGAGGGACGCGTAAGACCAAGGCAAATTTGGCAGCACCTGATGAAGCGTCAACCCCCTTTAAACCGGTTCAATTGAGCTTGTTCTAAAGGAATCCCTGTACCTTTAGGTTGGGGAGGATGTCAAGTTCTTTGGACTTGATTTGCTCTTAGCTGTCCACAAGCGGCGTTAGCGGCTAATCCTCTGGAAACGCGGATACTGACGGCTATGTTTTGGGCGGTGAGACTGTCAGCAAAGGCTTGGACGCGATCGGGACTAGGACGTCGGTAATCTACCTCGGCGATAGGGTTGTAGGGGATAAGATTAACGTGACTTTGGAATCCCCGCAAAAGCTGGGCTAATTCCTGAGCGTGTTCGGGTAAGTCGTTAACTCCGTCTAGTAAAATGTACTCAAAAGTAACGCGACGCCCGGTAAGTTTTACGTAGTCACGACATTCGGCTATAAGTTCCTTGACAGGGTAATGGATGGCTTTGGGAACTAAACGCGATCGCAAGGTTTGATTGGGAGCGTGTAAACTCAACGCAAAGGTAATCTGTAGACGATATTCAGCGAGTTCTCTGATTTTACCGGGTATACCCACACTGGAGAGGGTGAGCGATCGCGCTCCTATGCCGATATCGTGATTAATTGAGCGCAGAGCTGGTAATACTTGTTTTAGATTCAGCAACGGTTCTCCCATACCCATAAATACTACGTGAGTAACCCGCTGCTCAAAATCTCCTTGTACCGTGAGTACTTGGTCAATAATTTCGTGGGCTTGAAGATTACGGATGAAGCCTCCTTTTCCTGTGGCACAAAAGTCACACGCCATGGCACATCCGACTTGAGAAGAAACGCAAACGGTAAGGCGTTTAGAGGTGGGAATACCTACTGTTTCGATGATCTGATCATCTTCTAGGCGCAACAGATACTTGCGCGTTTTGTCGGGAGCAATACTACACTCATCAATATTAGAGCGACCTATAGGATCAGTTTCCCAAGTGGCGCGCCATTGTT
This genomic stretch from Gloeocapsa sp. PCC 73106 harbors:
- the rlmN gene encoding 23S rRNA (adenine(2503)-C(2))-methyltransferase RlmN encodes the protein MIETKQKLLGKSLPELTTWIETQGQPSYRGKQLYQWLYQKGARSLAEISVFPKQWRATWETDPIGRSNIDECSIAPDKTRKYLLRLEDDQIIETVGIPTSKRLTVCVSSQVGCAMACDFCATGKGGFIRNLQAHEIIDQVLTVQGDFEQRVTHVVFMGMGEPLLNLKQVLPALRSINHDIGIGARSLTLSSVGIPGKIRELAEYRLQITFALSLHAPNQTLRSRLVPKAIHYPVKELIAECRDYVKLTGRRVTFEYILLDGVNDLPEHAQELAQLLRGFQSHVNLIPYNPIAEVDYRRPSPDRVQAFADSLTAQNIAVSIRVSRGLAANAACGQLRANQVQRT